The DNA window cacagagtacttttaacatatggcCGACATCACCACACGCTTAGTGTTAGTGCCATATTTTATTCTTTCGTTGtgatctttataaaaaaaagtatttaatttaatccCAGTGAAGGTTACCTGTGTGAAATAACAGTTTTCTAGAGTACAGCAATATGGAAGTAAGTAAGCCCGAGCTGCGAAAGCATTATTTTTTTAGTCTATAAGAGTCAAATCGAAATATTGCCGCgcgaaatttaaatttagttgcaTACTAAATAATTCTTGAAGCAATAAAATTGTTATTCTGTAACTTTTGTTTTAGAACAGCGACAGTTCTTGCGATCCCAATGGAAGCAGTATTGTTGAAATTACTGATAACAATTTTGATATGGTGTTAGGTAAGTtacagatttaaaaaattctaaccctcttgaaataaaattatttatttatccacaATTTGTTTCAGCCTCCAGTGAAGTggtgtttttgttttataaacatAAAGAGTATCAATATAGTAATAGAACTCACCCGATGCACAGTACATTATTTGAAAATGCTGCAAAAGAAATCTCGAAAGCTGGCCTCGGCCCTGGCAAAGTTGTAATGGCTAAATTGGACTGTAAAAAATATGAGGCTGTGAGGACTAGATTTGTTATGACGCATATTTCCTCCCCAAGATTCAGACTGTTTAGAAATGGTTACCCAACCAAACTTGATTATAGAGGTATGTAAGGTACTATAGAATCTGTAGGtattagttaaaaattaaaatacctaatatagTGAATGTACGTATAGCATGGATTcatatgtacgcgacaggtcgagatggcaatcgggtgggAACACCCCGctcatccgcacagcccccgtgctaacgcggtacgggatagcgcgggtgacgtgcgggtgtgcggggcgtccccccgcctcctaccctgattgccatcacgacctgtcacgtactacagGTATTTTAAGACCCACTAGTAACATAGAACGTTACAATCTGTGATTTATATggagaactagctgatgcccgcgacttcgtccgtgtggaattaggtttttaaaaatcccgttggaactctttgattttccgggataaaaagtagcctatgtcactctccaggtctttatctatacccgagcaaaaaatcacgtcaatccgttgcaccgtagcgacctgattgaaggacaaaccaacaaacaaacacacttttgcatttataataagggtactgatggagAGTTGCCGAGTCTATACGCACGGAGTCGCCGCAACTCCGTGCGTATAGATAGACTTGGCCacttccatacaaatgacagattCATGAGTTGCctgtcgactgagttgccgggcgactttCGACCGTGCGTGTAGGCTGTTATGGCTGTATGCTGTAAacattgcgggagaatgacagctacaatggcacgatcgcaatcacctctgattggttaacgcttgctcactattggctacaatgcattgttacaacaagaatcgcacaaattcagccaatcagaacaaatgagattgtaataatgattgatgcaggtagTACGAAATCGACCTAGTGATCGGCAACTGTACCGACTACCGCCCGTAATGATACGATGGAGCGTGCGATATTTTTGTAACGTTTCCCTGTCTAATAATAGTAGTCAATGACTACTATTCATGTGAAAGGTTTTTATATTTGAAGCCGCGACTATTTTTCATTGGTTGGAGCCTACAGGTGATCAAAGAAAAGTACCtttggcactactgaaagccataaagcaaattaagaagaagaagaaaataccTTTGCAAAAGTATGCTTAAGAAAACAGAGTGAAAAGATCTATgctatttatttagatacaacaTTGCTTTACAGGTCAGTACACTGTAGAAGCCATAGTGGAGTTTATCAAGGAACAATTGACTGATCCTGTTATTCCATTTAGTGATTTGAATGAGCTTCACGACCTCTGTGAGGATAAGGGGCATGTAATTGCTTATTTGGATAGTAAAGACCAGCCCGAATATGACGTCCTTCGTAAAGTGGCAACGACTCTTAGGGAAAGATGTCGATTCTATGTGAAGTTTGGTGATTCGGCACAAGAAATGCATCGTCCAGGTATGTTAATCAAGGAAAACAGGTGtgatgttaggtaggtataaacccAGAGCAGGGtttaatatacaaaaaaaaaaccagttttaaacTGGTTTTCATTCCTTTTAAAGATTTTTAGGATTATGTCcctcaaaaggaagaaaggTACCCTTAAAGAATCAagttgctgtctgtctgtccgtctgtctgtcgtgtctgtcaagaaaacctatagggtacttcccgttgacctagaatcataaaatttggcaggtaggtaggtcttatagcacaagtaaagacaAAAAAAATCCGGGCGATTCTCATTAGTGAGCCACCTTTGTGCTTTAGTAATCCCTGAACATTAGTACTGAATGGCAATTGGCATGTCAACATTAAGATTTCATCATCTAAGTCTGTAAATTAGCATTTTCTATTCCGATCACTGGTAATGAGGaacaagttaaaataaaaatatgttattagTGAATTTAAAATGTTACAGGCCAACCTATTGTTGTATTAAGAACAGACAAAAAGACATCAGTTGAACCGGATGAGACATTCCATGGATCATTGCTCAACTTT is part of the Maniola hyperantus chromosome 3, iAphHyp1.2, whole genome shotgun sequence genome and encodes:
- the LOC117996445 gene encoding endoplasmic reticulum resident protein 44-like yields the protein MENSDSSCDPNGSSIVEITDNNFDMVLASSEVVFLFYKHKEYQYSNRTHPMHSTLFENAAKEISKAGLGPGKVVMAKLDCKKYEAVRTRFVMTHISSPRFRLFRNGYPTKLDYRGQYTVEAIVEFIKEQLTDPVIPFSDLNELHDLCEDKGHVIAYLDSKDQPEYDVLRKVATTLRERCRFYVKFGDSAQEMHRPGQPIVVLRTDKKTSVEPDETFHGSLLNFEELYTWVQQKCIPLVREITFENAEELTEEGLPFLVLFHKPTDTESVKKYKEIVRRELESEKQNINFLKADGIRFTHPMDHLGKSVSDLPLIAIDSFQYMYLFPDYKDMEKPGKLKEFLQDFYSGKLQRIPDQRLNHMTI